In the Malus domestica chromosome 16, GDT2T_hap1 genome, one interval contains:
- the LOC103402778 gene encoding uncharacterized protein isoform X2 — MKLEREPVFGHLPISHMPDSNPFNCNDITLDSAGLQSTSQNREKESDYYMDKSVTECELPELIICYNDSSCNTIKDICIDEGLPSQDKSWVETGLDEKACCTYLPPDEDQNKQMHEEQLDIVITFPDDFKSTAKNDLEKGFSIACNSKEPMERGDAINDGSERTAIDVSKEDSCPENVQGFGAGNPHSKSSNKDSNEAEQETIQISREIAKTKSPALVSETEESNYIEKEALVSAAEESNCLLGELSGNSKAESGNITSALDVSAHVSITTDVCPQNGVCNMPIDDDSHDECQFHHCLAPVVTGREECPENGVHLDTSNTFNVGGDISDPMIVSSQVEHRLAPVVTGREECPENGVCQHLDASNTSKVDDDISDSKIVSSQVQHYLAPSTIARDECPENGVCQGLETSNTTKVNDDTSDSKIVSSQVHHWLSPETSYISMVEDVNADAHNAALQFQLSLGESSFSAAGHFSSLITSSPYSGNVSLRSESSTTSTRSFAFPVLQSEWNSSPVRMAKADRSHLRKHRGWRGCFLCCRF, encoded by the exons ATGAAACTTG AGAGAGAACCAGTGTTTGGTCACTTACCTATAAGCCACATGCCTGATTCGAATCCTTTTAATTGTAATGACATTACTCTGGACTCCGCGGGATTACAGTCAACAAGTCAGAATAGGGAGAAGGAATCGGATTATTATATGGACAAAAGTGTTACGGAATGTGAACTGCCTGAATTGATAATTTGTTACAACGATAGCAGTTGTAATACAATTAAGGACATCTGTATTGATGAGGGATTGCCTTCCCAAGACAAGAGTTGGGTTGAAACCGGGTTGGATGAGAAGGCATGCTGCACCTATTTACCTCCTGATGAGGATCAGAATAAGCAAATGCATGAAGAACAATTGGATATTGTTATTACCTTTCCAGATGATTTTAAATCTACTGCAAAAAATGATTTAGAGAAGGGGTTTTCCATTGCTTGCAATTCCAAGGAGCCAATGGAGAGAGGCGATGCTATAAATGATGGATCAGAGAGGACTGCAATTGACGTTTCCAAAGAAGATTCTTGCCCGGAAAATGTGCAAGGGTTTGGTGCAGGGAACCCTCACTCCAAGTCTTCTAATAAGGACAGCAATGAAGCCGAACAAGAGACTATTCAG ATTTCAAGGGAAATAGCAAAGACTAAGAGCCCTGCTTTGGTTTCAGAAACTGAAGAGTCTAACTATATTGAGAAGGAAGCATTGGTTTCTGCAGCTGAAGAATCAAATTGCCTTCTCGGTGAGTTATCTGGCAATAGCAAGGCAGAGAGCGGAAACATTACTTCTGCTTTGGACGTTTCAGCACATGTATCCATTACCACAGATGTGTGTCCTCAAAATGGTGTATGCAATATGCCCATAGATGATGATAGTCATGATGAATGCCAATTTCATCATTGTCTAGCACCTGTGGTTACTGGAAGAGAAGAGTGTCCTGAGAATGGTGTACATCTCGATACTTCAAATACGTTCAACGTTGGTGGTGACATTTCTGATCCAATGATTGTTTCAAGCCAAGTTGAACATCGTTTAGCACCCGTGGTTACTGGAAGAGAGGAGTGTCCTGAGAATGGTGTCTGTCAACATCTTGATGCTTCAAACACGTCCAAGGTTGATGATGACATTTCTGATTCAAAGATTGTTTCGAGCCAGGTTCAACATTATTTAGCTCCTTCGACTATTGCCAGAGATGAGTGTCCTGAGAATGGCGTCTGTCAAGGTCTCGAAACTTCAAATACAACCAAGGTTAATGATGACACTTCTGATTCAAAGATTGTTTCAAGCCAGGTTCATCATTGGTTATCTCCTGAAACTTCATATATATCCATGGTTGAAGATGTGAATGCTGATGCACACAATGCTGCACTCCAATTTCAACTCAGTCTAGGAGAGTCAAGTTTCTCAGCAGCTGGTCACTTCTCGAGCCTCATAACCTCAAGTCCCTATTCGGGCAATGTCTCCCTCCGATCAGAAAGCAGCACCACCAGCACCCGCTCATTTGCCTTCCCTGT ATTACAGTCCGAGTGGAACAGCAGTCCAGTTAGAATGGCGAAAGCTGACCGGAGTCATTTGCGGAAACATAGGGGTTGGAGGGGTTGTTTTCTTTGCTGTAGATTCTGA
- the LOC103403251 gene encoding D-aminoacyl-tRNA deacylase-like, translating into MFVEIGGTHEYWKRQDAVQVIALLVWEGLGLGGGAAVGNWNGEKDKNKILLGLGGGHYAPRHMDIVLKDGVWVGHLLSGYSLPMEDPNQSKAGTNAKDTKDIGGAWKHAIKAAFCRAKNIQKATCGFFGQKGQKYPCSTTRFLRASSGQPSFNQDRSAKNR; encoded by the exons ATGTTCGTAGAGATTG GCGGTACACATGAGTACTGGAAGAGGCAGGATGCAGTACAAGTTATTGCTCTA TTGGTTTGGGAAGGACTTGGGCTTGGAGGAGGAGCTGCTGTTGGAAACTGGAACGG GGAGAAGGATAAGAATAAAATTCTTCTTGGATTAGGTGGTGGACATTATGCTCCTCGGCATATGGATATAGTCCT GAAAGACGGGGTGTGGGTAGGCCATCTACTTTCGGGTTATTCCTTGCCGATGGAAGATCCAAATCAGTCCAAAGCAGGAACAAATGCGAAAGATACGAAGGACATTGGTGGAGCTTGGAAACACGCAATCAAAGCAGCATTTTgtagagccaaaaatattcaaaagGCGACATGtgggttttttggacaaaaaggacaaaaatacccttgcagtacaacgaggttcctacgcgcaagcagcgggcaaccctctttcaaccaagacagaagtgccaaaaataggtaa
- the LOC103402778 gene encoding uncharacterized protein isoform X1, whose amino-acid sequence MLWCSDFPGTDNFDVLAEREPVFGHLPISHMPDSNPFNCNDITLDSAGLQSTSQNREKESDYYMDKSVTECELPELIICYNDSSCNTIKDICIDEGLPSQDKSWVETGLDEKACCTYLPPDEDQNKQMHEEQLDIVITFPDDFKSTAKNDLEKGFSIACNSKEPMERGDAINDGSERTAIDVSKEDSCPENVQGFGAGNPHSKSSNKDSNEAEQETIQISREIAKTKSPALVSETEESNYIEKEALVSAAEESNCLLGELSGNSKAESGNITSALDVSAHVSITTDVCPQNGVCNMPIDDDSHDECQFHHCLAPVVTGREECPENGVHLDTSNTFNVGGDISDPMIVSSQVEHRLAPVVTGREECPENGVCQHLDASNTSKVDDDISDSKIVSSQVQHYLAPSTIARDECPENGVCQGLETSNTTKVNDDTSDSKIVSSQVHHWLSPETSYISMVEDVNADAHNAALQFQLSLGESSFSAAGHFSSLITSSPYSGNVSLRSESSTTSTRSFAFPVLQSEWNSSPVRMAKADRSHLRKHRGWRGCFLCCRF is encoded by the exons ATGCTATGGTGTTCAGATTTCCCTGGCACTGATAATTTTGATGTACTTGCAGAGAGAGAACCAGTGTTTGGTCACTTACCTATAAGCCACATGCCTGATTCGAATCCTTTTAATTGTAATGACATTACTCTGGACTCCGCGGGATTACAGTCAACAAGTCAGAATAGGGAGAAGGAATCGGATTATTATATGGACAAAAGTGTTACGGAATGTGAACTGCCTGAATTGATAATTTGTTACAACGATAGCAGTTGTAATACAATTAAGGACATCTGTATTGATGAGGGATTGCCTTCCCAAGACAAGAGTTGGGTTGAAACCGGGTTGGATGAGAAGGCATGCTGCACCTATTTACCTCCTGATGAGGATCAGAATAAGCAAATGCATGAAGAACAATTGGATATTGTTATTACCTTTCCAGATGATTTTAAATCTACTGCAAAAAATGATTTAGAGAAGGGGTTTTCCATTGCTTGCAATTCCAAGGAGCCAATGGAGAGAGGCGATGCTATAAATGATGGATCAGAGAGGACTGCAATTGACGTTTCCAAAGAAGATTCTTGCCCGGAAAATGTGCAAGGGTTTGGTGCAGGGAACCCTCACTCCAAGTCTTCTAATAAGGACAGCAATGAAGCCGAACAAGAGACTATTCAG ATTTCAAGGGAAATAGCAAAGACTAAGAGCCCTGCTTTGGTTTCAGAAACTGAAGAGTCTAACTATATTGAGAAGGAAGCATTGGTTTCTGCAGCTGAAGAATCAAATTGCCTTCTCGGTGAGTTATCTGGCAATAGCAAGGCAGAGAGCGGAAACATTACTTCTGCTTTGGACGTTTCAGCACATGTATCCATTACCACAGATGTGTGTCCTCAAAATGGTGTATGCAATATGCCCATAGATGATGATAGTCATGATGAATGCCAATTTCATCATTGTCTAGCACCTGTGGTTACTGGAAGAGAAGAGTGTCCTGAGAATGGTGTACATCTCGATACTTCAAATACGTTCAACGTTGGTGGTGACATTTCTGATCCAATGATTGTTTCAAGCCAAGTTGAACATCGTTTAGCACCCGTGGTTACTGGAAGAGAGGAGTGTCCTGAGAATGGTGTCTGTCAACATCTTGATGCTTCAAACACGTCCAAGGTTGATGATGACATTTCTGATTCAAAGATTGTTTCGAGCCAGGTTCAACATTATTTAGCTCCTTCGACTATTGCCAGAGATGAGTGTCCTGAGAATGGCGTCTGTCAAGGTCTCGAAACTTCAAATACAACCAAGGTTAATGATGACACTTCTGATTCAAAGATTGTTTCAAGCCAGGTTCATCATTGGTTATCTCCTGAAACTTCATATATATCCATGGTTGAAGATGTGAATGCTGATGCACACAATGCTGCACTCCAATTTCAACTCAGTCTAGGAGAGTCAAGTTTCTCAGCAGCTGGTCACTTCTCGAGCCTCATAACCTCAAGTCCCTATTCGGGCAATGTCTCCCTCCGATCAGAAAGCAGCACCACCAGCACCCGCTCATTTGCCTTCCCTGT ATTACAGTCCGAGTGGAACAGCAGTCCAGTTAGAATGGCGAAAGCTGACCGGAGTCATTTGCGGAAACATAGGGGTTGGAGGGGTTGTTTTCTTTGCTGTAGATTCTGA
- the LOC103416476 gene encoding cytosolic sulfotransferase 12-like: protein MKTRQPPPPVVPRYLQEKELSQEDKDDIFSLPTEKAWVAHGLHKYHGFWLSTKQMQGVLACQKHFQAVDSDIVLVTTPKSGTTWLQALLFALVKRAHYLDPQRHPLLTENPHVLVPNLEFDIYTDRQVLPDLSSLARPRLISTHLPYVCLPDSVKHSGCKVVYVCRDPKDVFVSLWHFSNKLRPVGSGTMSLDEAFDKFCRGVNTSGPFWDHVLGFWKESLKRPESAFFIKFEEMKQEPALHLRRLAKFLGCPFSPEEETHGVVDGILRLCSFENLSNLDVNKSGILSSGMEKSAFFRKGEVGDWMNYLTTEMVKKLDSITQEKFHGSGLKF from the coding sequence ATGAAAACACGTCAACCTCCTCCTCCTGTTGTTCCCCGATActtgcaagaaaaagaactcaGCCAAGAAGACAAAGACGATATATTCTCTCTACCTACAGAAAAAGCTTGGGTTGCACATGGCCTTCACAAGTACCATGGTTTTTGGCTGTCAACTAAGCAAATGCAGGGAGTTTTGGCATGCCAGAAACACTTCCAAGCCGTAGATTCTGATATCGTTCTTGTTACCACTCCGAAATCAGGCACCACTTGGCTCCAGGCACTTTTGTTTGCCCTTGTGAAACGAGCGCACTATCTGGACCCTCAGCGACACCCTTTGCTCACAGAAAATCCTCATGTTCTTGTGCCCAATTTGGAGTTCGATATCTACACCGACAGACAGGTACTTCCTGACCTCTCCTCCCTGGCCCGTCCAAGGCTCATTTCGACTCATCTACCGTATGTTTGTCTGCCGGATTCTGTCAAACATTCGGGTTGCAAAGTTGTTTACGTGTGTAGAGATCCCAAAGATGTGTTTGTTTCACTTTGGCATTTCTCGAACAAACTGAGGCCCGTGGGTAGTGGAACCATGTCACTTGACGAAGCGTTCGATAAGTTCTGCCGGGGAGTGAATACGTCCGGACCCTTTTGGGATCACGTACTAGGGTTTTGGAAGGAGAGCTTAAAGAGGCCTGAAAGTGCATTTTTCATCAAGTTTGAGGAAATGAAACAAGAGCCCGCTCTTCATCTGAGGAGGCTGGCCAAGTTCTTGGGGTGCCCATTTTCTCCGGAAGAAGAGACACATGGAGTTGTGGATGGTATCTTAAGGTTGTGTAGTTTTGAAAATTTAAGCAATTTGGATGTGAATAAAAGTGGGATATTGTCGTCTGGTATGGAGAAAAGCGCATTCTTTAGGAAAGGTGAAGTTGGAGATTGGATGAATTATTTGACCACTGAGATGGTGAAAAAACTAGACTCTATTACTCAAGAGAAGTTTCATGGTTCCGGATTAAAGTTCTAG
- the LOC103402777 gene encoding protein GOLVEN 6-like codes for MEIPFFTLLCFLILSVLLITPGCASLQTQLQPSNKQGKNELQVSFPTLPRKLRLTGKVTVAEQEGKNSSAYNNHKESALADGKKPRIQKEEDEEVQVVERSRSVETWQEQMEKEDTSEFFTMDYHRVRRRRPIHNKSFPAVTVSP; via the exons ATGGAGATTCCATTCTTCACTTTGCTTTGCTTTCTAATCCTCTCCGTTTTGCTAATTACACCCGGATGTGCTTCTCTGCAAACTCAACTTCAACCATCCAACAAAcaag GCAAGAACGAACTGCAGGTTTCTTTCCCTACACTGCCAAGGAAGCTTAGATTGACTGGAAAAGTAACT GTTGCAGAACAAGAAGGTAAAAATTCCTCAGCCTACAACAACCACAAGGAAAGTGCTTTAGCAG ATGGTAAGAAGCCAAGAAtccagaaagaagaagatgaagaagtgcaGGTAGTGGAACGAAGCAGATCAGTAGAAACATGGCAGGAACAGATGGAGAAGGAGGACACGTCAGAGTTCTTCACCATGGATTATCACAGAGTAAGACGACGACGTCCCATACACAACAAGTCCTTTCCTGCAGTTACAGTTTCTCCATGA